From a region of the Anaerolineales bacterium genome:
- a CDS encoding nitroreductase family deazaflavin-dependent oxidoreductase: MSTTISPRDQQLRHAFRWLNRYMLLHWRLGLGPYANRREISGQIMLLVHVGRKTGRIRRTPVNYAIVEGDVYCLSGFGPGADWYRNLQANPQVEIWLPHGWWAGTTEDISDTPERLPLLRQVLIASGFAARLAGLDPVKMTDENLDAATRPYRLVRIRRTHALTGPGGPGDLAWVWPAATAVLLGLLLLPRRHRR; encoded by the coding sequence ATGTCGACAACGATCTCCCCTCGCGACCAGCAACTGCGCCATGCCTTCCGCTGGCTGAACCGCTACATGCTGCTGCACTGGCGCCTCGGCCTGGGGCCGTACGCTAACCGGCGAGAGATCAGCGGCCAGATCATGCTGCTGGTGCATGTTGGCCGCAAGACCGGGCGCATCCGCCGCACGCCGGTCAACTACGCCATCGTCGAGGGCGATGTCTACTGCCTTTCCGGGTTCGGCCCGGGCGCCGACTGGTACCGCAACCTGCAGGCCAATCCGCAGGTGGAAATCTGGCTGCCGCACGGTTGGTGGGCCGGTACCACCGAAGATATCTCTGACACTCCCGAACGCCTGCCCCTGCTGCGGCAGGTGTTGATCGCCAGCGGGTTCGCCGCCCGCCTCGCCGGGCTCGATCCGGTCAAAATGACCGACGAGAATCTGGATGCAGCCACCCGGCCCTACCGCCTGGTCCGCATTCGTCGCACCCATGCCCTGACGGGGCCGGGCGGCCCGGGAGACCTGGCCTGGGTGTGGCCGGCCGCCACGGCCGTGCTCCTCGGGCTGTTGCTTCTGCCGCGACGCCACCGGCGCTGA
- a CDS encoding HEAT repeat domain-containing protein has protein sequence MKSIIAASASNPRASPSYHLGRRGSGTLRRVRKIDDYRHALRRRRDWDAHLRAHSGLPGPRGNLELAAAAAAEGDRRRFDRYLALTPDQAPENTPEVFLVVCGLLGYGRLLAEGNLSLLPRLRHLANDPRWRVREAVAMALQSWGDADILALLGEMRAWSQGSLLEQRAALAAVSEPRLLTNRRTTAAVLSLLDRITRHLHKERDRRSEPFRVLRQTLGYAWSIAVAADLEHGRPRFERWVLSDDPDLRWVARQNLTKNRLRRSDPAWTRRLLAGLER, from the coding sequence GTGAAGTCCATCATCGCCGCCTCCGCCTCGAACCCCCGTGCGTCGCCATCTTACCATCTAGGCCGCCGCGGCTCTGGTACACTGCGCCGCGTGCGCAAGATCGACGATTACCGCCACGCGCTGCGCCGGAGGCGAGACTGGGATGCGCACCTGCGCGCCCACAGCGGACTGCCCGGGCCCCGGGGCAACCTGGAACTCGCGGCTGCAGCCGCCGCCGAAGGCGACCGCCGGCGCTTCGACCGCTACCTGGCGCTCACGCCGGATCAGGCGCCGGAAAACACCCCCGAGGTATTCCTGGTCGTGTGCGGCCTGCTCGGCTATGGCCGGTTGCTGGCCGAAGGCAATCTCAGCCTGCTGCCCAGGCTGCGTCATCTCGCCAACGACCCGCGCTGGCGCGTGCGCGAGGCTGTCGCCATGGCCCTGCAGTCGTGGGGGGATGCCGACATACTCGCTCTGCTGGGCGAGATGCGCGCCTGGAGCCAAGGATCGCTGCTCGAACAACGAGCGGCGCTGGCCGCCGTGAGCGAACCCCGCCTGCTCACCAACCGCCGCACCACCGCCGCCGTTCTCTCCTTGCTTGACCGCATTACACGACACCTGCACAAGGAACGCGACCGCCGCTCCGAGCCCTTTCGAGTGCTGCGTCAGACGCTAGGCTACGCCTGGAGCATTGCCGTCGCCGCCGACCTTGAACACGGCCGTCCCCGTTTCGAACGCTGGGTCTTGAGCGACGATCCCGACCTACGCTGGGTGGCGCGCCAGAACCTGACCAAGAATCGGCTGCGCCGCTCCGATCCGGCATGGACCCGGCGCCTTCTCGCCGGTCTCGAGCGCTGA
- a CDS encoding SDR family NAD(P)-dependent oxidoreductase, translating into MKPASRLALVTSGNRGLGLGTCRQLAARGLNGILTSRDPARGRAAVDDLSGEGLTLVHRTLDVTHPDDIEATVEFVQSSCGRLDVLVNNAGIYLGEDAGVLDLSLADFRQTMETNFYGPLLLCRSFAPLMRRQGDGRIVSVSSGYGALSEMGGPEAPPTPTEGADTTVWLATLPPSGPSGGFFRDRRRIAWQPALDPLTSQRPSCHQPLPSVHSRADRGGIPMRYKLLGRSGLRVSELCLGTMTFGEAWGWGAGKDESQRIFDSYASAGGNFIDTANRYTDGQSESYVGEFIASDRDHFVLATKFTLFDRKGDPNFSGNHRKNLVRSVEASLRRLNTDRIDLLWMHAWDGLTPVEEVMRSLDDLVRTGKVLYVGVSDTPAWVVSQANTLAALRGWTPFAALQISYSLIERTPERDLLPMARALDLAVTPWAILGRGILSGKYANAGLAAQTGRAAQWGILHARSLQIAAAVTEIAQALGCSPAQVAINWLRQQPGVIVPILGARTLDQLRDNLACLEHSLPPEQAARLDETSRIELGFPHEFLASDGVRDVVFGGTFEQIDRHRPPGA; encoded by the coding sequence ATGAAGCCGGCCTCCCGCTTGGCCCTGGTCACGAGCGGCAATCGCGGCCTCGGACTGGGGACCTGTCGCCAGCTGGCAGCCCGTGGCCTGAACGGCATCCTGACCAGCCGCGATCCAGCAAGAGGCCGGGCGGCCGTGGATGACCTCTCGGGCGAGGGCCTCACCCTGGTCCACCGAACACTCGACGTCACGCATCCCGACGATATCGAAGCAACGGTCGAATTCGTTCAGTCCTCCTGCGGAAGGCTGGATGTGCTGGTCAACAACGCCGGGATCTACCTGGGCGAGGACGCTGGCGTCCTCGATCTCTCCCTGGCGGACTTCCGCCAGACGATGGAAACCAACTTCTACGGACCCCTCCTGCTCTGCCGATCGTTCGCACCCTTGATGCGGCGGCAGGGGGATGGTCGGATCGTAAGCGTCTCATCCGGCTACGGGGCTTTGAGCGAAATGGGTGGTCCCGAGGCCCCGCCCACCCCGACCGAGGGCGCCGACACCACCGTCTGGCTGGCGACCCTTCCGCCCAGCGGGCCCAGCGGCGGATTCTTCCGCGATCGCAGGCGCATCGCTTGGCAGCCGGCCCTTGACCCGCTCACCAGCCAGCGCCCCTCTTGTCACCAACCCCTTCCTTCCGTACACTCGCGGGCCGATCGAGGAGGCATTCCGATGCGGTACAAGCTGCTAGGACGAAGCGGATTGCGGGTATCAGAACTTTGCCTAGGGACGATGACCTTTGGCGAGGCCTGGGGATGGGGCGCCGGCAAAGACGAGTCGCAAAGGATCTTCGATAGCTACGCCTCCGCCGGGGGAAACTTCATCGACACGGCCAACCGCTACACCGATGGGCAGAGCGAGAGCTACGTCGGCGAGTTTATTGCCTCCGACCGAGACCATTTCGTCCTGGCCACCAAGTTCACCTTGTTCGATCGCAAGGGGGACCCCAACTTCTCCGGCAACCACCGCAAGAACCTGGTGCGCTCTGTTGAGGCCAGCCTGCGCCGCTTGAACACCGATCGGATCGACCTGCTGTGGATGCACGCCTGGGATGGCCTGACCCCGGTGGAAGAGGTGATGCGCTCACTGGATGACCTGGTGCGCACCGGCAAGGTGCTGTACGTGGGAGTCTCCGACACCCCAGCCTGGGTGGTCTCGCAGGCCAACACCCTGGCCGCCCTGCGCGGCTGGACGCCGTTCGCCGCGCTTCAGATCTCGTACAGCCTGATCGAGCGCACGCCCGAACGCGACCTGCTGCCGATGGCGCGTGCCCTCGACCTGGCGGTCACCCCCTGGGCGATTCTCGGCAGGGGAATCCTGAGCGGGAAGTACGCCAACGCCGGATTGGCGGCGCAGACCGGGCGGGCGGCGCAGTGGGGGATCCTGCACGCTCGATCCCTGCAGATCGCGGCGGCCGTGACCGAGATCGCCCAGGCTCTCGGCTGCAGCCCGGCGCAGGTTGCCATCAATTGGCTGCGCCAGCAGCCGGGCGTGATTGTGCCCATCCTCGGGGCACGCACGCTGGACCAGCTGCGCGACAATCTTGCCTGTCTGGAGCATTCGCTGCCCCCGGAGCAGGCCGCTAGGCTGGATGAGACCAGCCGGATCGAACTCGGTTTCCCGCACGAGTTCCTGGCATCCGACGGTGTCCGGGACGTCGTCTTCGGCGGAACATTCGAGCAGATCGACCGGCATCGCCCGCCGGGTGCCTGA